In the Flagellimonas sp. MMG031 genome, one interval contains:
- a CDS encoding ABC transporter permease, producing the protein MASKLGLIIKREYLAKVRNRSFIVMTILSPILIVGMIVLIAFLTKINDDETRVITILNESTFYRDAFKPSKNISFLQFNDLTVEQAKDSTNALEYYGLLHIPEGATVEEVARSAFLFTKDNPNTSVTKELENVFQNRLRQERLQKLGVTPEQFSSVEKPFEINLSTFDGERSIRGVNEIKAIIGGSFGYAIMMFIIIYGGFVMRSVIEEKTSRIIEVIISSVKPFQLMLGKIIGNSLAGVTQFSIWIVSASALLFVAVLIFGIDLSALSENNAMPPNAMGGMSEVGGMDGKMLLYAKEIYGIPWGLLIVSFFIYFVLGYLIYSSIYAAIGAAVDNETDTQQFIFPIILPLMLAIYVGFFSVFSNPHGPIAVGFSLFPLTSPIVMLMRLPGGIGEGGVPLWQFIVSISLLIVTFLGIVSLAAKIYRTGILMYGKKPTYKELFKWLRYK; encoded by the coding sequence ATGGCAAGTAAGCTTGGGCTGATCATAAAACGCGAATATTTGGCCAAAGTGCGGAATCGTTCCTTTATAGTGATGACGATTTTGAGCCCGATTCTTATTGTGGGAATGATTGTGCTTATCGCTTTTTTGACCAAGATCAATGATGATGAAACACGCGTAATCACCATTTTGAACGAAAGCACTTTTTATCGAGATGCGTTTAAGCCATCCAAGAATATATCTTTCTTGCAATTCAATGACTTGACGGTAGAGCAGGCCAAGGACTCTACAAATGCCTTGGAGTATTATGGTTTGCTGCATATTCCTGAAGGGGCAACCGTGGAGGAAGTTGCCAGGTCGGCCTTTCTCTTTACCAAGGACAACCCTAATACTTCGGTCACCAAGGAATTGGAGAACGTATTTCAAAATCGTTTGCGACAGGAACGTTTGCAAAAATTGGGAGTAACACCCGAACAGTTTTCGAGTGTTGAAAAGCCATTTGAAATTAATCTCTCCACTTTTGATGGGGAGCGTAGCATTCGAGGGGTCAATGAAATTAAGGCCATCATTGGCGGCAGCTTTGGCTATGCCATTATGATGTTCATCATTATTTACGGCGGTTTTGTGATGCGGAGCGTGATCGAGGAAAAGACCAGCCGAATCATTGAAGTGATCATATCATCCGTAAAACCATTTCAGTTGATGCTGGGAAAAATTATCGGTAATTCCTTGGCCGGGGTGACCCAATTTTCCATTTGGATTGTTTCTGCATCAGCTTTGCTGTTTGTTGCCGTATTGATTTTTGGGATAGACCTAAGTGCATTGTCGGAGAACAATGCCATGCCGCCCAACGCAATGGGAGGCATGTCCGAAGTGGGAGGTATGGACGGAAAAATGCTTTTGTACGCCAAGGAAATTTATGGCATCCCGTGGGGACTGCTCATTGTTTCGTTCTTTATCTACTTCGTACTTGGCTATTTGATCTACAGTTCCATTTATGCGGCCATTGGTGCGGCAGTGGACAATGAGACCGATACGCAGCAATTTATTTTCCCCATTATATTACCTTTAATGTTGGCCATTTATGTTGGATTCTTTTCCGTGTTCAGCAATCCGCATGGGCCCATTGCAGTAGGGTTTTCATTATTCCCGTTGACCTCGCCCATAGTAATGCTGATGCGTTTGCCCGGAGGTATAGGGGAAGGAGGCGTACCCTTATGGCAGTTTATAGTGTCCATTTCACTATTGATTGTGACTTTTTTAGGAATAGTGTCGTTAGCGGCAAAGATTTATAGAACGGGTATCTTGATGTACGGTAAGAAGCCTACATACAAGGAATTGTTTAAATGGTTGAGATATAAATAG
- a CDS encoding ATP-binding cassette domain-containing protein has product MDHILVAKNVTKTYGDYTALSNISLQIPKNCIYGLLGPNGAGKTSFIRIINQITYQDAGELWLNGEPLAPKHIASIGYLPEERGLYKSMKVGEQALYLAQLKGLTKAEAKVRLAHWFDRLNIGDWWDKKIQELSKGMAQKIQFIVTVLHEPKLLIFDEPFSGFDPINANIIKDEILRLKENGTSIIFSTHRMESVEELCEYIALIHKSEKILDGKLSDIKRAYKNNIFNVGVHIEKDADAFLKSLEEKFNILSSEIDPMEHQLNFKVQLPSDHTGEILAALSKVSNINRFEETIPSANDIFIQTVNSKDNGK; this is encoded by the coding sequence ATGGATCATATCCTTGTTGCCAAAAATGTGACCAAAACGTATGGTGACTACACAGCGTTGAGCAACATTTCGCTTCAAATTCCCAAGAATTGTATTTATGGACTTTTAGGTCCGAATGGAGCCGGCAAAACCTCATTTATCCGAATCATCAACCAAATCACTTACCAAGATGCTGGCGAACTTTGGCTCAATGGCGAGCCCTTGGCCCCGAAGCATATTGCATCCATTGGCTATTTGCCCGAGGAGCGCGGGTTGTACAAGAGCATGAAGGTAGGTGAACAGGCACTCTACTTGGCACAATTGAAAGGATTGACCAAGGCAGAGGCCAAAGTGCGATTGGCCCATTGGTTCGACCGTCTGAATATTGGCGACTGGTGGGACAAGAAGATTCAGGAACTCTCCAAAGGGATGGCCCAAAAGATTCAGTTTATCGTCACCGTATTGCACGAGCCCAAATTGCTGATTTTTGATGAACCTTTTAGTGGTTTTGATCCCATTAATGCCAATATCATAAAGGATGAAATATTACGGTTGAAGGAAAATGGTACTTCCATTATTTTTTCTACCCATCGCATGGAATCCGTGGAGGAGCTTTGCGAGTACATCGCACTGATTCACAAATCCGAAAAAATTCTGGACGGCAAGCTATCCGATATCAAAAGAGCCTATAAAAACAACATTTTCAATGTAGGCGTGCATATAGAAAAGGATGCCGATGCCTTTCTAAAGTCTTTGGAAGAGAAATTCAATATTCTTTCTTCAGAAATCGACCCTATGGAGCATCAATTGAACTTCAAGGTACAATTGCCTTCGGACCATACCGGAGAGATTCTGGCAGCACTTTCAAAAGTGTCAAACATCAATAGGTTCGAGGAAACCATACCTTCGGCCAACGATATTTTTATTCAAACCGTAAATAGCAAGGACAATGGCAAGTAA
- the dnaJ gene encoding molecular chaperone DnaJ yields MKEDYYDILGVSKGASAAEIKKAYRKKAIEFHPDKNPGDAKAEEMFKKSAEAYEVLGNPDKRAKYDQFGHAAFDGSGGFGGGGMNMDDIFSQFGDIFGGAFGGGGGFSGFGGFGGGQRRAKGSNLRIRVKLTLEEVANGVEKKVKVRRKRQADGVTYKTCPTCNGTGQITKITNTILGRMQTATTCTTCGGAGQSIDNRPAGADAQGLKVEEETVSIKIPAGVEDGMQLKVTGKGNDAPGNGIAGDLLVAIETVEHETLKREGDNLHYDLYISIPEAVLGSSKEIDAIGGKVRIKLEPGLQSGKILRLRGKGINSLNGYGAGDLLVHVNVWTPKTVNKEQKEFFERMQDDENFAPRPEKSDKSFFEKVKDMFS; encoded by the coding sequence ATGAAGGAGGATTATTACGACATATTAGGAGTTTCCAAAGGAGCTTCGGCCGCAGAAATCAAAAAGGCCTACCGAAAAAAGGCAATTGAATTCCACCCGGATAAAAATCCCGGAGATGCCAAAGCGGAGGAAATGTTCAAAAAATCTGCCGAGGCTTACGAGGTTTTGGGCAACCCTGACAAAAGGGCAAAATACGACCAGTTTGGTCATGCCGCATTCGATGGAAGCGGCGGATTTGGCGGTGGCGGCATGAACATGGACGATATCTTTAGCCAATTCGGCGACATCTTTGGCGGCGCCTTTGGAGGCGGTGGCGGATTCAGCGGATTTGGCGGCTTTGGTGGCGGACAGCGCAGGGCCAAGGGCAGCAACCTTCGCATCCGCGTTAAATTGACACTGGAAGAAGTAGCCAATGGCGTGGAGAAAAAGGTGAAGGTGCGTCGTAAAAGACAAGCGGATGGGGTTACCTACAAAACCTGTCCCACCTGTAATGGTACTGGACAAATCACGAAAATCACCAACACCATTTTGGGCCGAATGCAAACGGCTACCACCTGTACCACTTGTGGTGGGGCAGGCCAGTCCATTGATAACAGACCGGCAGGTGCCGATGCGCAAGGCCTTAAGGTAGAGGAAGAGACCGTATCCATTAAAATACCGGCTGGAGTGGAAGACGGGATGCAGCTCAAAGTTACCGGAAAAGGAAACGATGCACCAGGCAATGGCATCGCTGGTGACTTGCTTGTAGCCATTGAAACGGTGGAGCACGAAACCCTAAAACGTGAGGGAGACAACCTGCATTACGATTTGTACATCAGTATCCCCGAAGCCGTGTTGGGCAGTTCAAAGGAAATTGATGCTATCGGCGGCAAAGTACGGATCAAATTGGAGCCTGGACTTCAATCCGGAAAAATTTTGAGACTACGTGGAAAAGGTATCAACAGCCTTAATGGTTATGGTGCGGGGGATTTATTGGTCCACGTAAATGTGTGGACCCCAAAAACGGTGAACAAGGAACAGAAGGAGTTTTTTGAGCGCATGCAAGACGATGAAAACTTCGCTCCAAGGCCCGAAAAATCGGATAAATCCTTTTTTGAAAAGGTAAAAGATATGTTCTCTTAA
- a CDS encoding nucleotide exchange factor GrpE produces MSNKSKVEEMEDEPKKGQTEESTELNDEHIEGDTAEENEEEKSEEEQLREDLAKEKEKFLRLFAEFENYKRRTSKERMDLFKTAGQEVMVALLPIMDDFDRALKELSKSEDKEMFKGVELISNKFKETLKNKGLEEVEVSAGDAFDAEVHDAITQIPAPDKKMKGKIIDVVEKGFKLGDRIIRHPKVVVGN; encoded by the coding sequence ATGAGCAATAAAAGTAAGGTTGAGGAAATGGAAGATGAGCCTAAAAAAGGGCAAACCGAAGAGAGTACTGAGCTGAACGATGAGCATATAGAGGGCGATACTGCCGAAGAAAACGAGGAGGAAAAATCCGAAGAGGAGCAGTTGCGCGAGGATTTGGCCAAGGAAAAGGAAAAATTTCTACGGCTTTTTGCCGAGTTTGAAAACTACAAACGCAGAACATCCAAGGAGCGAATGGACCTGTTCAAAACGGCAGGACAAGAGGTCATGGTAGCACTGCTTCCCATTATGGACGATTTTGACAGAGCGTTGAAAGAGCTTTCCAAGTCGGAGGACAAAGAAATGTTCAAGGGTGTGGAGCTCATCAGTAATAAGTTCAAGGAAACCCTTAAAAACAAGGGCTTGGAGGAAGTAGAGGTAAGTGCTGGGGACGCTTTTGATGCCGAGGTGCACGATGCCATCACCCAAATCCCTGCACCTGATAAAAAAATGAAAGGGAAAATTATCGATGTGGTGGAAAAGGGCTTCAAATTGGGAGACCGCATCATTAGACACCCAAAAGTAGTAGTAGGAAACTAG